From the Micromonospora echinofusca genome, the window GTACCCGGGTGACGACCTGGCGGCCGAGGCGGCCAGACTGCGATCCCTGGGTGCCACCGTCATCGACCTCAGCCAGGACGATGTCCCGTGGACCGTCCTCGCCGACCCGGAGGGCAACGAGTTCTGCCTCCTCACTCCCAGCTGACCCGGACCCTCGTCGACCGCGTTCAATGGGGCGCGGCGACAGGTGGAGCTAGGCGATCGGCTGCTCCGTCCACGGAACGGACCGCAGCGCGATCGGCCGATGGGCGCTGGCTCGGTCGACAACCTCGACCGGTGTCAATTCCGGTGCAACCGTGAAGATCAGATCCGAGATGTCCGGGTAGCCCAGGTCGCG encodes:
- a CDS encoding e9imm peptide; translated protein: MPAKLTRNEAIQLVERIMRLDYADDAELSDWLDRLERDLGYPDISDLIFTVAPELTPVEVVDRASAHRPIALRSVPWTEQPIA